Proteins from a genomic interval of Bos mutus isolate GX-2022 chromosome 26, NWIPB_WYAK_1.1, whole genome shotgun sequence:
- the LOC102270958 gene encoding large ribosomal subunit protein eL21-like — translation MQIYKKGDIVDIKGMGTVQKGMPHKCCHGKTGRIYNVTQHAAGITVNKQVNGKILAKRINVPIEHIKHSKSLDSFLKHGKENDQKKKEAKEKGIWVQLKHQPAPPREHTS, via the coding sequence ATGCAAATCTACAAGAAGGGTGATATTGTAGATATCAAGGGCATGGGTACTGTTCAAAAAGGAATGCCCCACAAATGTTGCCATGGCAAAACTGGGAGAATCTACAATGTTACCCAGCATGCTGCTGGCATCACTGTAAACAAACAAGTTAATGGCaagattcttgccaagagaattaaTGTGCCTATTGAACATATTAAGCACTCTAAGAGCCTAGATAGCTTCCTGAAACATGGGAAGGaaaatgatcagaaaaagaaggaagccaaAGAGAAAGGGATTTGGGTTCAGCTGAAGCACCAGCCTGCTCCACCCAGAGAACACACTTCATGA